Below is a window of Thiohalorhabdus sp. Cl-TMA DNA.
TGGAGTTATCCCGTTTCAGTGAAAGGTAACGGTTTCGTTTAAGCCGCTAGTTTGCAGGCCACTTCATAGGCTATTGAGGACTATTGGCCGAGGGCGGAATGGCGTTGTCTCCGTTGGCCGCGAGCGATAAAGCCGCGCTAGAAGGGCATCTCCAGGCGCGCCCAGTAGGAGCGCCCCGGCTCGTTGACCAGCAGCGCCTCGCCGCTGGTGGAATCCCGGCGATTGAGGTGGGTGGCGTAGGTCTTGTCGAGCAGGTTGTCCACGCCGAAGCGGAGGTGGGCCTCCGGCCACAGCCGCACACGCCCGAACAGATGGACCAGCCCGTAGCCGGGCGTCTCCTGCAGGTCCTGGCCGCTTGCCAGGTCCACCCGGTCCTGCTCGGCCACGCCCTGGATCTCGCCGCCGAGCCGGAAGGCCGGGTGGTCGTAGGCCACCCGGAAGGTGCCTTCCAGGGGCGGGATCTGCGGCAGGGAGGTGTTATCGGTGTCGTTCTCGCCGCGGACGTAGGCGCCGGTGAGCCGGGTGATCAGGTGCGCGCCCCAGCGGCGCTCGGCGGTGATCTCCCCGCCCAGGAGGGTGGCGTCCACATTGCGGTAGATGGTGGCGAAATTGCCGTTGGGGTCCTCGGCGCCCCGGTCCACCAGGATGTAGTCGGTCACCCGGTTGTAGTAGGCGCTTACCGTCACCCGGGTCTCACCCGGCGTCCAGCGCAGGTTGAGCTCGCCCTGGTGGTGCCGCTCGGGGTCGATGGCGGGATTGCCCACCCAGTCGCCCATCATGCCGGTGCGCTCCCCGGCGATGAAGCGCTCGGTGGCATCGGCGGTGCGCATGGTGCGGCTCAGGGTGAGGAACAGGGTGAGGTCCTGCCGGAAATCGTGGGCGTAGCGGACCAGGCCGCCCAGGTTGTTCTCGGTCTGCTCGTCGGCGGTGACGCCGTAGTGGCGGGTGTAGAGGTCGTCGGGCGAGGTGCCCGAGGCGGCGGCCTCGTCGGCCCGCCCGGCGTCGGCGGTGACCCGGTCGTAGCGCAGGCCCACGCGCAGCCGGTCGTCGCGGCCGAAGTCGTGATCCACCTGCGTGAAAATCCCCAGCTCCTCCTGGCGGGTATCCGGCCAGAGCAGGGACTGCACCGCGTCCACCGAGGAAGCATTCATCCCCTTGTAGCGGATTGCCTCCCGGTTATCGGACTGGTAATCCAGGCCCACGGTCCAGGCCGTGGCATCCCCGGCGAACACCTCCCCCAGGAGCCGTCCGCCGTAGGTTACGGAATCGGACGGCGTGCGCATGAGCATCATGGGATCGGGACGCAGGGAATAGTTGTCCATGCGGTGGAAGACGTCGTTGTAGTAGGCCTCCACCGTCAGGCCGTCCAGGAACCCCACCGGGGCCTCCCGCTCGAAGCGCAGGCGCCCGGCGTTGTTCTCGGATTCCGGGGA
It encodes the following:
- a CDS encoding TonB-dependent copper receptor; translation: MSKRGLATAILTTLAAQPALAQETALAPVLVEGTVIDPPSMESVPAEALTEAPAADGGEALRGVSGVTGSRLGGAGIDPVIRGQDATQLNVLLDGGYVHGGCPNRMDPPTTYAAPETYDEVSVIKGTQTVLHGGGGSGGTVLFKRDTPRFGPEERIRAEIGGGYRSNADAREVYADVATGNPTGYARLIGSYSKAGNYEDGDGREVRSAYTHGNANLLLGYTPDEHTKLELGAEAFRGEDTLYAGMMDSPESENNAGRLRFEREAPVGFLDGLTVEAYYNDVFHRMDNYSLRPDPMMLMRTPSDSVTYGGRLLGEVFAGDATAWTVGLDYQSDNREAIRYKGMNASSVDAVQSLLWPDTRQEELGIFTQVDHDFGRDDRLRVGLRYDRVTADAGRADEAAASGTSPDDLYTRHYGVTADEQTENNLGGLVRYAHDFRQDLTLFLTLSRTMRTADATERFIAGERTGMMGDWVGNPAIDPERHHQGELNLRWTPGETRVTVSAYYNRVTDYILVDRGAEDPNGNFATIYRNVDATLLGGEITAERRWGAHLITRLTGAYVRGENDTDNTSLPQIPPLEGTFRVAYDHPAFRLGGEIQGVAEQDRVDLASGQDLQETPGYGLVHLFGRVRLWPEAHLRFGVDNLLDKTYATHLNRRDSTSGEALLVNEPGRSYWARLEMPF